The following proteins are encoded in a genomic region of Leptospira fainei serovar Hurstbridge str. BUT 6:
- a CDS encoding LIC_13029 family protein — protein MGEVQSKHPSSSDLLEPSDLKTLKDKKTSREISLLLYRVLFRSEEAGTGAIKIVKEPFIRTHSNHPEQFPILDRTKFVRDMISYFKASTVLPPEKLESFFIGIHAAFQSEIRYLLGKTTQFTFDIMFQVIESILQEMNHPEDQRTVDVKDREIILKHFRAYNDLSKVFNKMGTSKAVIDKKDEIITDISIAHKDITIISIENMFRNILAQILLSRKYNCGTLIDKWSNEYGFGPEQAHSMRTYISEAATLTDFRTQYANALRAIKPENEMDLMFLRTLSNYYSSWVTQVSEQIPA, from the coding sequence ATGGGAGAAGTCCAGAGCAAGCACCCAAGTAGCAGCGATCTGCTCGAGCCTTCAGATCTCAAAACCTTAAAAGACAAGAAGACTTCGCGGGAAATTTCTCTCCTGCTATATCGGGTACTCTTTCGTTCGGAAGAGGCAGGAACCGGGGCGATTAAGATCGTTAAAGAACCGTTTATCCGCACTCATTCCAATCATCCCGAACAATTCCCCATACTCGACCGAACCAAATTCGTAAGGGATATGATCTCCTACTTTAAAGCCTCCACCGTTCTCCCGCCGGAAAAACTAGAGTCTTTTTTTATCGGAATTCACGCCGCCTTTCAAAGTGAGATCCGTTATTTACTAGGTAAAACGACTCAATTCACGTTCGACATCATGTTTCAGGTGATAGAGTCGATTCTTCAAGAGATGAATCATCCCGAAGATCAACGGACTGTGGACGTAAAAGACCGTGAGATCATTTTAAAACACTTTCGAGCTTATAATGATCTTTCAAAAGTTTTTAACAAAATGGGTACGTCCAAAGCGGTGATCGATAAAAAGGACGAGATCATAACGGATATTTCGATCGCACATAAGGATATAACGATCATCTCCATAGAGAATATGTTTCGAAACATATTGGCTCAAATATTACTCTCAAGAAAATACAATTGCGGAACTCTGATCGATAAGTGGTCGAACGAATATGGATTCGGGCCGGAGCAGGCGCATTCGATGCGGACTTATATTTCGGAAGCCGCCACTCTTACGGATTTTCGAACTCAGTATGCGAATGCGCTGAGAGCGATCAAACCTGAGAACGAGATGGACCTGATGTTTTTACGGACGCTCTCCAATTATTACTCTTCCTGGGTCACTCAAGTTTCCGAACAAATCCCGGCTTAA
- a CDS encoding TolC family protein, translated as MTFLLKRKLSLREAEELFLKNNLSLISSKFEIEAKKAEILQAGLWDNPNIAIDQNVYNPGTGKYFDTTKNGETAIQIQQLFLMAGKRDKRIRLAKWNKEISEQIFYDTLRSLKLELRTTFFQLYFARQSVEFYKESIPSIRKTISGAENVYQNRNILLSELLRLKSLLFRLENDRSKIAQIVYEKEAALKVLLNEQSTLEYEIFPEFTEHADSEYSIHSLDAKEMIKSAIEHRPDLKSLELSVKAEQTNLSLQKAMVIPDLSLGGSWDRAGNYINNYYGFTVSTSIPLFDRNQGNIKSSEMILNSRKVAYEEQLLKVNTEVRAALEIARDKERLLKNYRNSFTKDYKSLAGLMIENYRKKYITILEFADFFESYSDSTLNMIRLQSDRIEAAESLNFSIGKTVTELGK; from the coding sequence ATGACTTTTCTTTTAAAAAGAAAATTAAGCCTAAGAGAAGCGGAAGAATTATTCCTTAAAAATAATCTCTCTCTCATTTCTTCCAAATTCGAAATAGAAGCGAAAAAGGCCGAAATACTGCAAGCCGGATTATGGGATAACCCGAACATTGCGATCGATCAGAACGTCTACAATCCCGGGACCGGAAAATATTTCGATACGACTAAGAACGGTGAAACAGCGATTCAAATCCAGCAGTTATTCTTGATGGCCGGCAAAAGAGACAAACGAATACGACTCGCGAAGTGGAACAAGGAAATTTCGGAACAGATATTCTACGATACTTTACGTTCTCTTAAATTAGAACTTAGAACTACGTTCTTCCAATTGTATTTCGCAAGACAATCCGTCGAATTCTATAAAGAAAGTATACCGTCCATCAGAAAAACGATTTCCGGCGCGGAAAACGTATACCAAAATCGGAATATTCTTCTTTCCGAATTATTAAGGTTAAAATCCTTGCTATTTCGCCTCGAGAACGATAGATCGAAAATAGCCCAGATCGTTTATGAAAAGGAAGCCGCCTTGAAGGTCCTGCTAAACGAACAAAGTACGCTCGAATACGAGATATTCCCTGAATTTACGGAGCATGCGGATTCGGAATATTCGATCCATTCCCTGGATGCGAAAGAGATGATAAAGTCGGCAATCGAGCATCGGCCCGATCTTAAAAGTCTCGAGCTATCCGTAAAAGCCGAACAAACCAATCTTTCTTTGCAAAAGGCGATGGTTATTCCGGATTTATCGTTGGGAGGAAGCTGGGACCGGGCCGGAAATTATATCAATAACTACTACGGATTTACGGTATCCACTTCGATACCCCTTTTTGACCGAAACCAAGGAAACATCAAATCTTCTGAAATGATACTCAATTCGAGGAAAGTCGCGTATGAGGAACAACTTTTAAAAGTGAACACGGAAGTTCGAGCAGCCTTGGAAATCGCGAGAGATAAGGAGCGATTATTAAAGAATTACAGAAATTCGTTCACGAAAGATTACAAAAGTTTGGCCGGGCTAATGATAGAAAATTACAGAAAGAAATATATCACTATATTGGAATTTGCCGATTTTTTCGAATCCTATAGCGACAGCACTCTCAACATGATCCGACTTCAATCGGATCGCATCGAAGCTGCCGAATCTCTGAATTTTTCGATCGGAAAAACGGTTACGGAATTAGGCAAATGA
- a CDS encoding acyltransferase family protein — protein MKQESLNDLSVSKRLLSIDALRGFTVAGMILVNNPGSWSAIYLPLRHAKWFGCTPTDLVFPFFLFSVGVSIPFSAVGNGGTFFKILKRASLLIIIGLFLHWFGEWSFDRLRIPGVLQRIGLVYFISAIIYRSTNFRIRITICLSILLGYWILLGFVPPPSSDSASLSPGKDWGAWLDRIVFGENHLWKSSKTWDPEGLLSSFSAVATTLLGTFFGEGLKKDSDTKRNIQKTAFNFCIAAIVIMAVGWIWHQFFPMNKSLWTSSYVLWTGGLAALLLALFLFLESISMKNRDLVFAPWIPFGRNAILVFFASGIWARVLNLITIENSVESISLKTFLFQKGFVVWAPSLEFASLAYALSNVILWFGILYVLDKKKLYWKI, from the coding sequence GTGAAACAAGAATCATTAAACGACTTGTCCGTCAGTAAGAGACTTTTATCCATCGATGCGTTGCGAGGATTTACCGTTGCCGGCATGATTCTCGTAAATAATCCGGGGTCCTGGTCGGCTATTTATTTACCGCTGAGACACGCGAAGTGGTTTGGGTGCACACCGACCGATTTAGTTTTTCCTTTTTTCCTCTTTTCGGTCGGTGTTTCGATTCCGTTTTCCGCAGTCGGGAACGGGGGAACTTTTTTTAAAATCCTGAAACGGGCTTCGCTCCTAATTATAATCGGACTGTTCTTGCATTGGTTCGGAGAGTGGAGTTTCGACCGATTGAGAATTCCCGGAGTGCTTCAGCGAATCGGGTTGGTCTATTTCATTTCCGCGATTATCTACCGTTCCACAAATTTCCGTATTCGCATAACGATTTGCTTATCGATTCTCTTGGGATATTGGATCTTACTAGGATTCGTTCCGCCGCCCAGTTCTGATTCAGCGAGTTTGTCGCCCGGAAAGGATTGGGGGGCTTGGCTGGATCGAATTGTTTTCGGAGAAAATCATCTCTGGAAATCCTCTAAAACCTGGGATCCGGAGGGTTTACTTAGTTCTTTCAGCGCAGTTGCCACTACGTTGTTAGGAACGTTTTTTGGAGAGGGTTTGAAAAAGGATTCCGATACGAAAAGGAACATTCAAAAAACTGCATTTAATTTCTGCATTGCTGCGATCGTAATTATGGCTGTAGGGTGGATTTGGCATCAGTTCTTTCCGATGAACAAAAGTCTCTGGACTTCAAGCTATGTATTATGGACTGGAGGGTTAGCCGCTCTCTTGCTGGCTCTATTTCTTTTTCTCGAATCGATTTCTATGAAAAACAGAGATTTAGTATTCGCGCCTTGGATTCCTTTCGGTCGGAACGCGATTCTCGTATTCTTTGCATCGGGAATTTGGGCCAGAGTCTTGAACTTAATCACTATCGAAAATTCCGTAGAATCGATAAGCCTCAAGACGTTTCTGTTTCAAAAAGGATTTGTAGTCTGGGCTCCATCGCTGGAATTCGCGTCTTTAGCATATGCGTTGAGTAACGTGATTCTTTGGTTCGGAATTTTATACGTGTTAGATAAAAAGAAATTGTACTGGAAAATCTAA
- a CDS encoding efflux RND transporter permease subunit encodes MIERLIDASLKNRIPTLTLAIAIICFGIWSWITLKKEAYPDVGDTQVTVIALLPGKAALEVERRITLPLERGLNSVPYVLTRRSKTIFGLSVLQYVFEEGVSDFVARQLLLERLQAIELPAEANVSLAPLTGPVGEIYRYTIEASENWTPMDLRTLQDWVVVPALRQTPGVADILNFGGLEKQYHIITSPNRLLRYDLSLPDLLDAIRSNNRNTGGNVLTRGDQGFIVRGLGAIQTKEDIQNIVVTAVSGTPIYVENLASVEEYPRRPDGIFNYALRNPVTGELRTRDSGIQGIIAMRRGENPSEIIERVYEKIRYINANLLPQGVRLIPTYDRTELVDYTVQTVRSTLFEGVSIVILVLIFFLGNVRTAVVVASMIPVSLLFAFIMMKLTGIPANLLSLGAIDFGIIVDGAVVMVENIYRRYSHAKRSSEAGIGFSELLSITRSSTIEVGREIFVSITIIIFAYLPIFTFQRVEGKLFSPMAFTLSFAIIGSLLFTLTLIPVLMCLFYRVKMESPYSKKMEWNNPILDWIKSVYHSLLSRLLRSSEKVVIYSLSVALIISTFGYYKLGTEFLPDLDEGSINIRCFFPVGINLKSSEQYLPVIRESILKQEQVVSVLSQLGRNDEGTDPYGPNRLEILVGLKNYDLWRERITKKELLQKLKAGLQEDLPGVQFVFSQPILDNVTEAVTGSVSDLAILVNGEDLGLLRNHAKKILEIVRDIPGATESGFEQESDQAQLTVTIDRKKSARFGINASNILDTLEAAIGGSEVGTLYEGSKRFDIMVRYSTDFRSSLESVKNLLVTSPTGGRIPLSELASIELKDGPTIIQRQDGKRQISIRTNIRGRDQGGFVEEAKNKVEKSIPLPEGISIRWGGQFENLTRAVSRLRIVIPATLLGIFCILLGIFRKPRYALLAMSGVPLSIAGGILALLIRGVNFSVSAGVGFVSLFGIATMTCVLFVTRMIQLQKEDQTKTLRSSVLTAADLQFTPRIMTILLALLGLLPAAIASGIGSDVQRPLATVVVGGLTAELFSLFFIPSLFYLINRKHIQE; translated from the coding sequence ATGATTGAACGACTCATCGATGCATCCTTAAAAAATAGGATCCCCACACTCACACTGGCTATCGCGATCATCTGCTTCGGAATTTGGTCCTGGATTACCCTTAAGAAAGAAGCTTATCCTGACGTGGGAGATACTCAAGTTACCGTAATAGCGCTTCTCCCCGGGAAAGCGGCTTTAGAAGTCGAACGAAGAATCACGTTGCCTTTGGAAAGAGGATTAAATTCGGTTCCTTACGTTTTAACTCGTCGATCCAAAACGATTTTCGGACTTAGCGTGCTTCAATACGTTTTCGAAGAAGGAGTCAGCGATTTTGTCGCAAGACAGCTACTTTTGGAGAGACTGCAAGCCATCGAACTTCCTGCGGAGGCCAACGTTTCTCTTGCGCCTCTTACCGGGCCAGTCGGCGAAATTTATCGGTATACGATAGAGGCTTCGGAAAATTGGACGCCGATGGATTTGAGAACCTTGCAGGATTGGGTGGTCGTTCCTGCTTTACGACAAACTCCGGGAGTGGCGGATATTCTGAACTTTGGAGGCTTAGAAAAGCAATATCATATCATCACTTCTCCGAATCGGTTATTGCGTTACGATTTGAGCCTGCCGGATCTGCTTGATGCGATTCGATCCAATAACAGGAATACGGGAGGAAACGTACTTACTAGAGGTGATCAAGGTTTCATCGTCCGGGGATTGGGCGCGATACAAACAAAAGAAGATATTCAGAATATAGTGGTAACCGCAGTTTCAGGAACTCCGATTTACGTCGAAAACTTGGCGTCCGTGGAAGAATATCCGAGACGGCCGGATGGAATTTTCAATTACGCCCTTCGCAATCCCGTAACGGGTGAACTAAGAACAAGAGATTCCGGAATCCAAGGAATCATTGCTATGCGTCGCGGAGAGAATCCGTCGGAGATAATCGAAAGGGTTTACGAAAAAATCCGATATATCAACGCCAATCTGCTTCCGCAAGGCGTGAGATTGATTCCGACCTACGACAGGACCGAATTGGTGGACTATACCGTACAAACCGTTCGAAGTACGTTATTCGAGGGAGTAAGTATCGTAATACTCGTCCTCATATTCTTTCTAGGAAACGTACGGACGGCCGTCGTGGTCGCAAGCATGATACCGGTCTCGCTACTCTTCGCTTTTATCATGATGAAACTAACCGGAATCCCCGCCAATCTACTATCCCTGGGCGCGATCGATTTCGGTATCATCGTCGACGGCGCGGTTGTAATGGTGGAAAATATCTATCGGAGATATTCACATGCTAAACGATCGTCCGAAGCCGGGATCGGATTCTCGGAATTATTAAGTATTACTCGTTCGTCCACAATCGAAGTCGGACGGGAAATTTTCGTTTCCATCACGATCATCATCTTCGCTTATCTCCCGATTTTCACTTTTCAAAGAGTGGAAGGGAAACTATTCTCTCCCATGGCCTTTACCTTGTCGTTTGCGATCATCGGGAGCCTTTTGTTCACTCTTACACTGATTCCGGTGTTGATGTGTTTATTCTACAGGGTTAAAATGGAATCCCCATATTCTAAGAAAATGGAATGGAACAATCCGATATTAGATTGGATAAAATCCGTTTATCATTCCTTGCTCTCTCGACTATTGCGTTCCTCCGAAAAAGTCGTGATTTATTCCTTATCTGTCGCTCTGATCATAAGTACATTCGGATATTATAAATTAGGAACGGAATTTTTGCCGGATTTGGACGAGGGGTCGATCAATATACGCTGTTTCTTTCCGGTCGGAATAAATCTTAAAAGTTCGGAACAATATCTTCCGGTAATTAGGGAATCGATACTGAAACAGGAACAGGTCGTGTCGGTCTTAAGTCAGCTCGGACGAAACGATGAAGGAACCGATCCCTACGGGCCGAATCGATTGGAAATTCTAGTCGGATTAAAAAATTACGACTTATGGCGGGAAAGGATAACAAAAAAGGAACTCCTTCAAAAATTGAAAGCCGGCCTGCAAGAAGACCTTCCTGGAGTTCAATTCGTATTCTCTCAACCGATCCTGGATAATGTGACTGAAGCCGTGACGGGTAGTGTCTCCGATTTGGCGATACTTGTAAACGGAGAAGATTTGGGCCTTCTCAGAAATCATGCAAAAAAAATACTAGAAATCGTTCGAGACATTCCCGGCGCAACCGAATCCGGGTTCGAGCAGGAGTCGGACCAGGCACAATTGACTGTTACTATCGACAGAAAAAAGTCGGCTCGTTTTGGAATCAACGCATCAAACATACTTGATACGTTAGAAGCCGCGATCGGGGGAAGCGAAGTCGGAACATTATACGAAGGTTCGAAGAGATTCGACATCATGGTTCGGTATTCCACGGATTTCCGCTCCTCTCTAGAATCGGTCAAAAACCTTTTAGTAACCTCTCCTACGGGAGGAAGAATACCGTTAAGCGAATTGGCTTCTATCGAGCTAAAAGACGGGCCTACTATCATCCAAAGACAGGATGGAAAGCGACAGATTTCCATTCGAACAAATATTCGCGGGCGGGATCAGGGAGGATTTGTTGAAGAAGCTAAGAATAAGGTGGAGAAATCAATTCCTCTCCCGGAAGGAATCAGCATTCGATGGGGCGGGCAATTCGAAAATCTAACCAGAGCAGTATCTAGATTGCGAATCGTAATCCCTGCGACGCTTCTCGGAATTTTCTGCATATTGCTAGGAATATTCCGAAAGCCACGTTATGCTCTATTGGCTATGTCCGGAGTTCCTCTTTCTATTGCGGGAGGGATCTTAGCTTTGTTAATAAGGGGCGTCAATTTCTCGGTCTCCGCAGGAGTAGGCTTCGTTTCCCTTTTCGGCATCGCCACCATGACCTGCGTTCTATTCGTAACTCGCATGATTCAACTGCAAAAGGAAGATCAAACGAAGACGCTTAGATCGTCCGTGTTAACGGCAGCCGATCTACAATTTACACCGCGAATAATGACGATTCTTTTAGCTTTACTAGGGTTATTGCCTGCCGCAATTGCATCAGGAATAGGATCGGACGTACAGAGACCGTTGGCAACGGTGGTAGTCGGGGGCTTAACGGCGGAATTATTTTCGCTCTTTTTCATCCCCTCCCTTTTTTATCTTATCAATCGGAAACATATCCAAGAGTAG
- a CDS encoding acetyl-CoA C-acetyltransferase, translating to MSNAYVIDAVRTPRGKGKKRGTLASVHPQELSASTLNAIKERNGLKPEIVEEVVLGCVSQVEDQAACIARYAVMAAQWPNSVPGYTVNRFCGSGLQAVNNVANHVQAGSMDVALGGGIESMSRVKMGADMGDRDFNVGNANIAKHYNLVPQGISADLIATKYNISREDADRFAESSQLKADKAIKDGVFKKSIIPVRLEDGTVVDTDENPRIESDYAFLSGLGAVFKTIGEKELDAIALRSYPEVQKINHIHTLGNSSGIVDGAASVLIANDDGIKKYGLKPRAKIVAMASTGEDPTIMLTGPVSASRKALHLAGLRVEDIDIWEINEAFASVVLYTQRTLGIPLEKINVNGGSISLGHPLGATGAILLGTALDELERRNQRYALITLCIGGGMGIATIIERI from the coding sequence ATGTCCAATGCATATGTAATCGATGCCGTACGTACCCCTCGCGGTAAGGGAAAAAAAAGAGGAACTCTGGCATCCGTTCACCCTCAAGAGCTATCCGCCTCGACTCTAAACGCAATCAAAGAAAGAAACGGATTAAAGCCGGAAATCGTCGAAGAGGTAGTCTTAGGATGCGTTTCGCAAGTGGAAGACCAAGCAGCTTGCATCGCACGCTATGCGGTGATGGCTGCACAATGGCCGAATTCCGTTCCCGGTTACACGGTAAATCGTTTTTGCGGATCGGGACTCCAAGCCGTCAATAACGTCGCGAATCATGTGCAAGCGGGAAGCATGGATGTAGCTTTGGGCGGCGGAATCGAGTCCATGAGCCGAGTCAAAATGGGCGCGGACATGGGAGACAGAGATTTCAATGTAGGAAACGCTAATATAGCGAAACATTATAATCTAGTTCCTCAGGGGATCTCAGCCGATTTAATCGCCACAAAATATAACATTTCCAGAGAAGATGCCGATCGATTCGCCGAATCTTCTCAATTGAAAGCGGATAAGGCCATCAAAGACGGCGTATTTAAAAAATCCATAATTCCGGTTAGATTGGAAGATGGAACCGTCGTAGATACCGACGAAAATCCCCGTATCGAGTCGGATTATGCATTCCTTTCCGGATTGGGTGCGGTATTCAAAACGATCGGAGAAAAGGAGCTTGACGCAATCGCATTACGTTCTTATCCCGAAGTTCAAAAGATCAATCACATCCATACCTTGGGCAATTCTTCCGGAATTGTAGACGGAGCGGCATCGGTGCTTATCGCCAACGATGATGGAATAAAAAAATACGGACTTAAGCCTCGAGCCAAAATCGTCGCGATGGCTTCGACCGGCGAAGATCCGACCATCATGTTGACAGGCCCTGTATCGGCCTCCAGAAAGGCTCTTCACCTTGCAGGTTTAAGAGTGGAAGACATCGATATTTGGGAAATCAACGAGGCGTTCGCTTCTGTCGTTCTCTATACGCAACGGACTCTGGGCATCCCACTCGAAAAAATTAACGTCAATGGCGGATCCATTTCCCTAGGACATCCGCTGGGTGCGACAGGCGCGATTTTATTGGGAACCGCATTGGATGAATTAGAAAGACGTAATCAGCGTTATGCGCTCATTACCCTCTGCATCGGCGGCGGAATGGGAATCGCTACGATCATCGAGAGAATCTAA
- a CDS encoding efflux RND transporter periplasmic adaptor subunit, whose translation MTTYIYKIYSEFINNKNRILFISLISFFGIGYYCFPDKKGKDIWRQEQNRAPKISEKGNLISFPTDYSGLSRFSYITVGTGNASFSVIAPARVVASIKTSVNSGEKIVLFDSPENTQLFSEYKRNRATVIKGLKDLLRVRDMYANQAATGRDVTEAESNFAVTKAEADESESKLRTIGLNPKELDNVKGPALWLICDVPESQLSEVQKGEEVRIQFSSFPGKIFIGHAEAIGDAIDPVLRTVKVRVTIKNPKEKILPGMYAKVDFGDPHTSVILLPNKAILTVDEKHYVFIKEGTGSFRRRQVVLGTSGENSTIVTDGLSVGETILIDGVILLKGLSFGF comes from the coding sequence ATGACGACCTATATATATAAAATATATTCTGAATTTATAAATAATAAAAATAGAATTCTTTTTATCTCACTGATTTCTTTTTTTGGTATCGGCTACTACTGCTTTCCGGATAAAAAAGGAAAGGATATTTGGCGACAGGAACAAAATCGAGCCCCCAAAATATCGGAGAAAGGGAATCTGATTTCTTTTCCGACCGATTATTCGGGCTTATCTAGATTTTCGTATATTACCGTCGGGACCGGGAACGCGTCCTTTTCAGTCATCGCCCCTGCAAGAGTCGTCGCCAGCATCAAAACGTCCGTTAACTCGGGAGAAAAGATCGTTCTTTTCGATTCCCCGGAGAATACGCAGCTTTTCTCGGAGTACAAAAGAAACAGAGCGACGGTAATCAAAGGACTCAAGGATCTCCTAAGAGTACGGGATATGTACGCAAATCAGGCCGCTACCGGTCGGGACGTGACTGAAGCGGAGTCGAACTTTGCAGTTACAAAAGCGGAAGCGGACGAGTCGGAATCAAAGCTAAGAACGATCGGCCTAAATCCGAAAGAGCTAGATAACGTAAAGGGGCCCGCTCTTTGGTTAATATGCGATGTTCCGGAATCTCAGTTAAGCGAAGTGCAAAAAGGAGAAGAGGTTCGAATTCAATTTTCCTCCTTCCCCGGTAAAATTTTTATCGGACATGCGGAGGCGATAGGCGATGCGATCGATCCCGTTTTAAGAACCGTAAAAGTAAGGGTAACGATTAAGAATCCCAAAGAAAAGATTCTCCCCGGTATGTATGCAAAAGTGGATTTCGGCGATCCTCACACTTCCGTCATTTTGCTCCCCAACAAAGCGATTCTTACGGTAGATGAAAAACATTATGTTTTTATAAAGGAAGGAACGGGATCGTTTCGTCGACGCCAAGTCGTATTAGGGACGTCGGGAGAAAACAGTACGATCGTAACGGACGGTCTTTCAGTCGGTGAAACGATTTTGATCGATGGTGTAATTTTACTGAAAGGGTTAAGCTTCGGGTTTTAA
- a CDS encoding DUF2804 domain-containing protein translates to MNKIIGPDNQVRYGVWETPIEFNHSDFRLLDFFGKEITGLKRRFSFHTFNYLGLLMEDSIVGIAAVSLGYAYNVFAYLYRFDEGKVYEFDTKGPDLGLALKFPANPDEYQIQFKKGKSFLEIRKSHSEGILSLEANFDGKLKISGEFPYSLNTHNPLRVLNPSEPTRWTFTEKCSPLLPTRLSVRYLEKELVRDPNKSTLVYDWSGGYLRRETNWYWAAFSSVLPNKTKIGANFAALVNESFFSENAFWINAKQQRVDRCIFDFSQEDPYKPWRLWDEAGRLRLEFKPAGERREKMNLIFTKLYFRQFVGKFSGTFRPDQGKEISFKNVWGFTEFHRSLW, encoded by the coding sequence ATGAACAAAATCATCGGGCCCGATAATCAAGTTCGGTACGGCGTATGGGAAACTCCGATCGAATTTAATCATAGCGATTTCCGCCTTCTGGATTTTTTCGGAAAGGAGATTACAGGATTAAAAAGGCGATTTTCATTCCATACATTCAATTATCTCGGTCTCCTGATGGAGGATTCGATAGTCGGAATTGCTGCAGTCAGCCTCGGCTACGCTTATAATGTGTTCGCTTATCTATATCGCTTTGACGAAGGCAAAGTATATGAATTCGATACTAAAGGGCCGGATCTTGGTTTAGCCTTAAAATTCCCGGCGAATCCGGATGAGTATCAGATTCAATTTAAGAAAGGGAAATCATTCTTAGAGATTCGTAAATCGCATTCCGAAGGAATTTTGTCCTTAGAGGCGAATTTCGACGGAAAGCTCAAGATTTCCGGAGAATTCCCTTATTCTCTAAACACGCACAATCCTTTGAGAGTGTTGAACCCGTCCGAACCGACTCGTTGGACGTTCACTGAGAAATGCTCTCCGTTATTGCCGACCCGTCTCTCCGTTCGATACTTAGAGAAGGAACTAGTAAGAGATCCTAATAAATCGACTTTAGTGTATGATTGGTCGGGCGGATATCTAAGAAGGGAAACAAATTGGTATTGGGCCGCTTTTTCCTCCGTTCTACCCAATAAAACTAAGATCGGAGCGAATTTTGCCGCATTGGTAAACGAAAGTTTCTTTTCCGAGAATGCTTTCTGGATTAATGCGAAGCAGCAAAGAGTAGATCGCTGCATTTTCGATTTTTCGCAAGAAGATCCGTATAAACCGTGGCGTTTATGGGATGAAGCGGGCAGACTAAGATTGGAATTCAAACCGGCGGGAGAACGTCGAGAAAAGATGAATCTTATTTTTACAAAATTGTATTTTAGACAATTTGTGGGAAAATTCTCCGGAACATTCCGACCGGATCAGGGGAAGGAGATTTCTTTTAAGAATGTTTGGGGTTTTACCGAATTTCATCGCTCTCTTTGGTGA
- a CDS encoding ATP-binding protein, translated as MFLNPIIQTLSSGAIITDWSGRILEFSPAFLSMLGRDPNVELPESYFDWIHSVDKQHEEQFLKKAQVGEIKHYEILKRLRREDGSYEVFQSISSVLDSTNSKGGRLFTLFLPIDDAPESPTFGESNALVRGEDLFGAEMEFYRKALEIFDWKQSLKDRYSSSSWMDLAIKQINITLMQGTGIGSLMSVLSMIIAKAKHKEVEGIVEIKANLFDLLTDSVDSTGKFTRFLSSAQTLFEENLKVEESATVGDLIDCLRELIDEIEPSVRLRGQKFLISDNLQILSNKLRLKKVWFQKIIREVLINALKYSPEQSNIMVLVLKIGNEIQLKVINDPPFLGYLQEFHEDLVFEPFYRGLKFMDERYDQEEFGMGLGLSVVKKLVELHGGKVHLQTINLNLHENKKEGICLTIRLPVVS; from the coding sequence ATATTCCTGAATCCTATCATTCAAACACTATCATCCGGCGCAATTATAACCGATTGGTCCGGGAGAATTTTGGAATTTAGCCCAGCGTTTCTATCGATGTTGGGCCGGGATCCTAATGTTGAATTGCCCGAAAGCTATTTTGATTGGATCCATTCCGTCGATAAGCAGCATGAAGAACAGTTTCTAAAAAAAGCGCAAGTTGGCGAAATTAAACATTACGAGATTCTAAAGCGTTTACGAAGAGAAGACGGTTCGTACGAAGTATTTCAATCGATTAGCTCGGTTTTAGATTCTACGAATTCTAAAGGAGGCAGATTATTCACTCTTTTCTTACCGATAGATGACGCTCCTGAATCCCCTACTTTCGGAGAGTCAAATGCTCTTGTCAGAGGAGAGGATTTGTTCGGCGCTGAAATGGAGTTTTACCGTAAAGCTCTGGAAATATTCGACTGGAAGCAATCATTAAAGGATCGTTATTCGTCATCATCGTGGATGGACCTCGCAATAAAGCAGATTAACATTACGCTTATGCAAGGAACCGGCATCGGGAGTTTGATGAGCGTTCTATCGATGATAATTGCAAAAGCGAAACATAAGGAAGTCGAAGGAATCGTCGAAATCAAAGCAAATCTTTTCGATCTACTTACGGATTCCGTGGATAGCACCGGAAAATTTACCCGATTCTTATCGTCGGCACAGACCCTTTTTGAGGAAAATCTGAAAGTCGAGGAATCCGCAACGGTTGGAGATCTAATAGATTGCTTACGGGAATTAATCGATGAGATTGAACCTTCCGTTCGATTACGAGGCCAAAAGTTTCTTATATCGGATAACCTACAGATTCTATCAAACAAACTTCGCCTAAAGAAGGTTTGGTTTCAAAAAATTATACGAGAAGTTCTTATTAACGCTCTTAAATACTCTCCAGAACAATCGAATATAATGGTGCTGGTCTTGAAGATCGGAAATGAAATTCAATTGAAGGTGATTAATGATCCGCCTTTCCTCGGCTACCTTCAAGAATTTCACGAAGATCTCGTTTTCGAGCCGTTCTATAGGGGACTCAAGTTCATGGATGAACGTTACGATCAAGAGGAATTCGGAATGGGATTGGGTTTGTCTGTCGTAAAAAAACTAGTCGAGCTTCATGGCGGAAAAGTTCATTTGCAAACGATCAACTTAAATCTACATGAGAATAAAAAGGAAGGGATCTGTCTGACAATTCGCCTACCTGTAGTCAGTTGA